A section of the Tenrec ecaudatus isolate mTenEca1 chromosome 10, mTenEca1.hap1, whole genome shotgun sequence genome encodes:
- the LOC142457922 gene encoding small ribosomal subunit protein eS27-like, protein MPLAKDLLHPSPEEEKRKHKKKRLVQSPNSYFMDVKCPGCYKITTVFSHAQTVVLCVGCSTVLCQPTGGKARLTEGCSFRWKQH, encoded by the coding sequence ATGCCTCTCGCAAAGGATCTCCTTCACCCCTCTCccgaagaggagaagagaaaacacaagaagaagcGCCTGGTGCAGAGCCCCAATTCCTACTTCATGGATGTCAAATGCCCAGGCTGCTATAAAATCACCACGGTCTTCAGCCACGCACAAACAGTAGTTTTGTGTGTTGGCTGCTCTACTGTCCTCTGTCAGCCTACAGgaggaaaagcaaggctcacagaAGGATGCTCCTTCAGATGGAAGCAGCACTAA